One stretch of Rattus norvegicus strain BN/NHsdMcwi chromosome 12, GRCr8, whole genome shotgun sequence DNA includes these proteins:
- the RGD1559821 gene encoding myosin light polypeptide 6-like — translation MCDFTEDQTTEFKEAFQLFDRTGNGKILYSQCGDVMRALGQNPTNTEVLKVLGNPKSDEMNVEVLDFEHFLPMLQTVAKSKDQGTYEDYVEGLHVFDKEGNSAVLGAEIRHILVTLGENMTEEEVEMLVAGHEDSNSCINYEELVRMVLNG, via the coding sequence ATGTGTGACTTCACCGAGGACCAGACCACAGAATTCAAGGAGGCTTTCCAGCTGTTTGACCGAACAGGCAATGGCAAGATCCTGTACAGCCAGTGTGGGGATGTGATGCGGGCCCTGGGCCAGAACCCTACCAACACCGAGGTGCTCAAGGTCCTGGGGAACCCCAAGAGCGATGAGATGAATGTGGAGGTTCTGGACTTTGAGCACTTCCTGCCCATGCTGCAGACCGTGGCCAAGAGCAAGGACCAAGGAACCTATGAGGATTATGTTGAAGGTCTTCATGTGTTTGACAAAGAAGGGAACAGCGCTGTCCTGGGTGCTGAAATCCGTCATATCCTAGTCACGCTGGGCGAGAATATGACAGAGGAAGAAGTAGAGATGCTAGTGGCAGGGCATGAGGACAGCAACAGTTGCATCAACTATGAAGAGCTCGTCCGGATGGTGCTGAATGGCTAA